A region from the Mycoplasmopsis phocirhinis genome encodes:
- a CDS encoding BMP family ABC transporter substrate-binding protein — protein MKKNKFILMATGVFSTLAAVPVIAAACSRNIYNHPKSPTTSVVNIKLNPNLVATADQKKDLPRIVMINDGGDINDKSFNQAAWEGLLNFVDKQNNISQRNYNVLEVTGGNYKNAYTQALNSGYKIWIMPGFLHSDQIASFIKEGNNAARMKELGVVILGADYATELKGHGIFQEFKTKEAAFAAGYAAAKFLSEEPNAADRTFAQFGGGNFAGVTDFNEGFMKGVLYWNEQQTDENKKVHTTQNTVDLSVGFDTNSAQLDTAISNILATNPKLILPVAGQATYSVMRRPEFKNRYIVGVDTDQALAAPSGKSAFFTSILKNLGQSTYDLVGAVALNTKTKEELGGFVLREADGHLNGGFSENWVDLSKTYIEGEKGVKAQQALDEAKRVASNLPEDVKSWLYSNKATKSGEEISDINTRMNALAAALFKAS, from the coding sequence ATGAAAAAGAATAAATTTATATTGATGGCAACTGGAGTTTTTTCAACATTAGCAGCTGTACCCGTGATCGCTGCTGCATGTTCAAGAAATATCTACAACCATCCCAAATCACCTACAACTTCTGTAGTAAATATTAAATTAAATCCAAATTTAGTGGCTACAGCGGACCAAAAAAAGGATCTTCCACGAATTGTGATGATTAATGATGGTGGAGATATCAATGATAAATCATTTAACCAAGCAGCTTGAGAAGGATTGTTAAACTTTGTTGATAAACAAAACAACATTAGTCAAAGAAACTATAATGTTTTAGAAGTTACAGGCGGAAATTATAAAAACGCTTATACACAAGCTTTAAATAGTGGATACAAAATTTGAATAATGCCAGGTTTTTTACATAGTGATCAAATTGCTTCATTTATCAAAGAAGGCAATAATGCTGCGCGAATGAAAGAATTAGGTGTTGTTATTTTAGGGGCAGACTACGCAACTGAATTAAAAGGTCATGGTATATTCCAAGAGTTTAAAACTAAAGAAGCCGCTTTTGCTGCTGGTTATGCAGCTGCTAAATTTTTATCAGAAGAACCAAACGCAGCTGATAGAACCTTTGCTCAATTTGGTGGAGGAAATTTTGCCGGTGTAACTGATTTTAACGAAGGTTTCATGAAAGGTGTTTTATACTGAAATGAACAACAAACAGATGAGAATAAAAAAGTTCACACCACACAAAACACAGTAGATTTAAGTGTTGGTTTTGATACTAACTCAGCACAATTAGACACAGCAATTAGCAACATTTTAGCAACAAATCCTAAATTGATTTTACCTGTTGCTGGTCAAGCTACATATTCAGTAATGAGAAGACCTGAATTTAAAAATAGATATATTGTTGGTGTTGATACAGATCAAGCTTTAGCTGCTCCATCAGGTAAATCAGCTTTCTTTACTTCTATTCTTAAAAACCTAGGACAATCTACATATGACTTAGTAGGTGCGGTGGCTTTAAACACAAAAACAAAAGAAGAATTAGGTGGTTTTGTGCTTAGAGAAGCAGACGGACACTTAAACGGTGGTTTTAGTGAAAACTGAGTAGATTTATCAAAAACTTACATTGAAGGTGAAAAAGGTGTCAAAGCACAACAAGCTTTAGACGAAGCAAAACGAGTTGCAAGTAATTTACCTGAAGATGTTAAATCATGATTATACTCAAATAAAGCCACAAAATCTGGCGAAGAAATTTCAGATATAAATACAAGAATGAATGCTCTTGCTGCTGCGTTATTTAAAGCATCATAG
- a CDS encoding ABC transporter ATP-binding protein has protein sequence MYAVEFKNVTKKFPGIIANDDVSFAVGKGTIHALIGENGAGKSTLMSILFGLYEQTSGEILINGSKVLFSGPNDANALGIGMVHQHFKLVDVYTNLDNIILGEEWTSAAGVLNRNIAIKKIKALQNTYNLHFDLFQKSGEATVSTQQKVEIMKMLYRGNDILVFDEPTAVLTDEEIQGLLESFKIFKKAGKTIIFISHKLKEIEQVADIATVLRLGKVAGNFVMKETTLDQIIKAMVGNEVVEIKNNLQNTKSDVVFSLKNITTHKLHKNLKNISFDIHAGEIFAIAGVSGNGQEELEYIVGGLEQPSKGSVHLRVFNQKNNQYELKDITKLNAWKRSKEHMAYIPADRHHHGVILDFTIEENAVIRRLWDPHFQTAGVFKNKKIRNFTDEIIDKFDVRSSQGAKSIARSLSGGNQQKFIVGREMMFEHDFIIIVQPTRGMDIGAITNIHTQILEEKQKGKAILLISYELDEVLALADTIAVINEGKILSIKQAKTTTREQIGKFMSSSTSEQNQNWYNPTDIEESKDTYLNLIEKKYANLFEEAFLKESSIKSSLFIAKRSKDVDKNAIIELSNNYKIARQQRIKLQHAKKAELSYAKKTFKQIYDNFELNRKEETNENKTKFQWNFTNFFTKNE, from the coding sequence GTGTACGCAGTTGAATTTAAAAACGTTACTAAAAAATTCCCCGGAATAATTGCCAATGATGATGTTTCTTTTGCGGTTGGCAAAGGGACAATTCACGCATTAATTGGAGAAAATGGTGCTGGTAAAAGTACTTTGATGTCAATTTTGTTTGGTTTATATGAACAAACAAGCGGAGAAATCCTAATTAATGGCAGCAAAGTGCTTTTTTCTGGACCAAATGATGCCAATGCTCTTGGTATTGGAATGGTACACCAGCATTTTAAACTAGTTGACGTCTATACAAATTTAGATAATATAATCCTTGGCGAAGAATGAACTTCGGCAGCAGGAGTTTTAAATCGTAATATTGCGATTAAAAAAATTAAAGCTTTACAAAATACTTATAATTTACATTTTGATTTATTTCAAAAATCAGGCGAAGCAACTGTTTCTACACAACAAAAAGTAGAAATAATGAAAATGCTTTACCGAGGTAATGACATTTTAGTTTTTGACGAGCCCACTGCTGTTTTAACCGATGAAGAAATTCAAGGATTATTAGAATCATTTAAAATTTTTAAAAAAGCAGGCAAGACAATAATATTTATTTCACACAAATTAAAAGAAATTGAACAAGTAGCTGATATAGCAACTGTTTTAAGGCTTGGTAAAGTAGCTGGCAATTTCGTGATGAAAGAAACAACTTTAGATCAAATTATTAAAGCAATGGTTGGTAATGAAGTTGTTGAAATTAAAAATAATTTACAAAACACTAAAAGTGATGTTGTTTTTTCACTAAAAAACATCACTACTCATAAATTACACAAAAATTTAAAAAATATTTCTTTCGATATCCACGCTGGTGAAATTTTTGCGATTGCTGGAGTTTCAGGTAATGGACAAGAAGAATTAGAATACATTGTTGGTGGTTTAGAACAACCTTCAAAAGGTTCAGTTCATTTAAGAGTGTTTAATCAAAAAAATAATCAATATGAGCTTAAAGATATAACTAAATTAAATGCTTGAAAACGAAGCAAAGAACACATGGCTTATATTCCCGCTGATCGCCATCACCACGGAGTAATTTTAGATTTTACAATCGAAGAAAACGCAGTAATTCGTAGGTTATGAGATCCTCATTTCCAAACCGCCGGCGTATTTAAAAATAAAAAAATACGTAATTTTACTGACGAAATTATTGATAAATTTGATGTACGTAGTTCACAAGGGGCTAAAAGTATTGCTCGCTCACTTTCGGGTGGTAATCAACAAAAATTTATCGTTGGCCGTGAAATGATGTTTGAGCATGATTTTATTATCATTGTTCAACCCACCCGTGGTATGGATATAGGTGCTATTACTAATATTCACACACAAATTTTAGAAGAAAAACAAAAAGGAAAAGCAATTTTACTAATTTCGTATGAATTAGACGAAGTATTGGCTTTAGCTGACACGATAGCTGTTATTAATGAAGGTAAGATTTTATCTATTAAACAAGCTAAAACAACAACACGCGAACAAATTGGTAAATTCATGTCTTCATCGACTAGTGAGCAAAATCAAAATTGATATAACCCAACTGATATCGAAGAATCAAAAGATACCTATCTTAATTTAATTGAAAAAAAATATGCCAATTTATTTGAAGAAGCCTTTTTAAAAGAATCCTCAATTAAATCTAGTTTATTTATTGCAAAACGCTCTAAAGATGTTGACAAAAACGCCATTATTGAATTAAGTAATAATTACAAAATTGCTCGTCAACAGCGAATTAAACTTCAACATGCTAAAAAAGCAGAATTAAGTTATGCTAAAAAAACATTTAAACAAATTTATGATAATTTTGAATTAAATAGAAAGGAGGAAACAAATGAAAACAAAACAAAATTTCAATGAAACTTTACGAACTTTTTCACAAAAAATGAGTAA
- a CDS encoding ABC transporter permease codes for MKTKQNFNETLRTFSQKMSNFIKMDKTKSTGRKVASSLWALFFGIVLSFIYIFLKKAIFDQHLINPFEIINAVIEGFRTNEAKTIINFFLVFGFSSLACALSFKAGLFNIGIPGQMMISGATSFGIFIKLGFNSSKQIPVSILFAALIASMLFAFVVGLISGALKAHLNVHEVISTIMINWIVVGISMILFQKKSAPIIWPNLSPEQISAYFDDTNTGVNSTFAIISESVKNAFAIGGIITLITLVILIAFVFNFTSLGYKIRMQGIAKSNGKYMGVNDKMLTMLILAFSAMIASIAGFYHYVVGPNSVFNEITQPLIIGFESIAISLLALNSPIGIIFSSLFYTALYSSEFTIQNFPLNLKPEDLRVITSMILYLAATSIMFSNFKPLRWISRSIALMCDPRYKYNRKLNMLEKKRASLTYRHDLFQHNIEYNVNENNYDKMNLKLQKAEQKYQKAILFNNVMSQRAQIGIINGENIYNLQVLLHQAKKAKNQDLIVEYKQQIQHSIAAHKKEFAAFSSVKQAVNSLLAHYVELNKNQISNKKRVSQIKDEINKITNKYLSAAMNYKNSEKDTIENFELINTLKQQLNSQMNSLGANKKFNLKQEKIASQKSIKAKFHAIYNNIIEQRFMLFKKSLKSKGEE; via the coding sequence ATGAAAACAAAACAAAATTTCAATGAAACTTTACGAACTTTTTCACAAAAAATGAGTAATTTTATCAAAATGGATAAAACAAAATCCACTGGGCGTAAAGTCGCTTCATCACTATGAGCACTTTTCTTTGGAATCGTCCTTTCCTTTATTTATATATTTTTAAAAAAGGCTATTTTTGACCAGCATTTAATTAATCCTTTTGAAATTATTAATGCGGTTATTGAAGGTTTTAGAACAAACGAAGCTAAAACAATAATTAATTTCTTTTTAGTTTTTGGTTTTTCTTCTTTAGCCTGTGCGTTGAGTTTTAAAGCTGGTTTATTCAATATTGGTATTCCTGGTCAAATGATGATTTCAGGAGCAACATCATTTGGAATTTTTATTAAATTAGGTTTTAATTCTTCTAAACAAATTCCAGTTTCAATTTTATTTGCTGCTCTAATAGCTTCGATGTTATTTGCTTTTGTGGTAGGTTTAATTTCAGGTGCTCTTAAGGCACATTTAAATGTTCATGAAGTTATTTCAACAATTATGATAAATTGAATTGTTGTAGGAATTTCAATGATTTTATTCCAAAAAAAATCTGCTCCAATTATTTGACCTAATTTAAGTCCTGAACAAATTAGTGCTTATTTTGATGACACTAACACCGGAGTTAATTCTACATTTGCTATTATTTCAGAAAGTGTTAAAAACGCTTTTGCTATTGGTGGTATCATTACTTTAATTACATTAGTGATTTTGATTGCTTTTGTGTTTAATTTTACAAGTTTAGGCTATAAAATTCGTATGCAAGGAATTGCCAAAAGTAATGGTAAATATATGGGTGTTAATGATAAAATGTTGACAATGCTAATTTTAGCCTTTTCGGCTATGATAGCAAGTATAGCAGGTTTTTATCATTATGTAGTAGGACCAAACAGTGTCTTTAACGAAATAACTCAACCTTTAATTATTGGTTTTGAATCAATTGCTATTAGTTTATTGGCACTTAATTCACCAATTGGAATTATATTTTCTTCATTATTTTATACAGCATTATACTCATCTGAATTCACAATTCAAAATTTCCCACTAAATTTAAAACCTGAAGATTTACGCGTAATTACTTCAATGATTTTATATTTAGCTGCTACTTCAATTATGTTTAGCAACTTTAAACCTTTACGTTGAATTTCACGCTCAATTGCTTTAATGTGCGATCCACGTTATAAATACAACCGTAAATTAAATATGTTAGAAAAAAAACGTGCTTCACTAACATATCGACACGATTTATTTCAGCATAATATTGAGTACAATGTTAATGAAAATAATTATGACAAAATGAATTTAAAATTGCAAAAAGCAGAACAAAAATACCAAAAAGCAATTTTATTTAATAATGTAATGAGCCAAAGAGCTCAAATAGGTATCATTAACGGCGAGAATATCTATAATTTACAAGTCTTATTACACCAAGCTAAAAAAGCTAAAAATCAAGATTTAATTGTAGAATATAAACAACAAATTCAACACTCAATTGCTGCTCACAAAAAAGAATTTGCAGCATTTTCTTCAGTTAAACAAGCAGTTAATTCGTTATTAGCTCATTATGTAGAATTAAATAAAAATCAAATTTCAAACAAAAAACGTGTTAGCCAAATTAAAGATGAAATTAATAAAATAACTAATAAATATCTTTCAGCAGCAATGAATTACAAAAATAGCGAAAAAGATACCATTGAAAATTTTGAATTAATAAACACCCTTAAACAACAATTAAATTCACAAATGAATAGTTTAGGTGCAAATAAAAAATTCAATTTAAAACAAGAAAAAATTGCCTCACAAAAATCAATTAAAGCTAAATTCCACGCAATTTACAATAATATTATTGAACAAAGATTTATGTTATTTAAAAAAAGCCTAAAAAGTAAAGGAGAAGAATAA
- a CDS encoding ABC transporter permease produces MSLKLVVDTYGWLILFFCIFTLGGISGLFSEKVGIVNIGINGMMVMGAVSYLVFSDILNKIFGESSTLARNGFWQIPATLIAMTAAAAFAMLHGFATIKLKSEHTISGFAINLLAFGIAIILLDIFGNGNKKPVNNIQELSYVIQVLESQRVEIISWKMVITILIIALSAFALYKTKWGLRFRSIGENPQAADVAGINVNRYKWQGIAISGAIAGAAGSIFSQTLGASFNGDVRGYGYLALAIMIMGQWNIFIVCGASFLFSFLYAISFSSGAFIPELRPYQSLLQVIPYLLSLLIVMITGKKSRAPAASGVAYDKSTR; encoded by the coding sequence ATGTCGTTAAAATTAGTAGTTGACACATATGGTTGATTAATTCTTTTCTTTTGTATTTTCACATTAGGCGGAATTAGTGGTTTATTTAGCGAAAAAGTCGGGATTGTTAATATTGGTATTAACGGTATGATGGTAATGGGTGCTGTTTCATATTTAGTATTTAGTGACATTTTAAATAAAATCTTTGGCGAATCAAGCACACTTGCTCGCAATGGTTTTTGACAAATACCGGCAACATTAATCGCAATGACAGCTGCCGCAGCATTTGCAATGTTACATGGGTTTGCAACTATTAAATTAAAAAGTGAGCATACCATATCAGGTTTTGCAATTAATTTATTAGCCTTTGGAATTGCGATAATTTTATTAGATATATTTGGCAATGGTAATAAAAAACCAGTCAATAATATTCAAGAATTAAGTTACGTTATTCAAGTTTTAGAATCGCAACGAGTAGAAATTATTTCGTGAAAAATGGTAATAACTATTTTAATTATTGCTTTATCAGCTTTTGCGTTATATAAAACCAAATGAGGTTTAAGATTTAGAAGTATAGGTGAAAATCCACAAGCTGCTGATGTGGCCGGAATTAACGTTAATCGTTATAAATGACAAGGAATTGCTATTTCAGGAGCAATTGCCGGCGCTGCAGGTTCAATATTTTCACAAACACTTGGCGCTTCATTTAACGGAGATGTCAGAGGTTATGGTTATTTAGCACTAGCGATTATGATTATGGGTCAATGAAATATTTTCATCGTTTGTGGTGCTTCATTCCTATTTTCATTCTTATACGCAATTTCATTCTCTTCGGGTGCATTTATTCCAGAATTAAGACCATACCAATCATTATTACAAGTAATACCATATTTATTATCGTTATTAATTGTAATGATTACAGGCAAAAAATCTCGTGCACCTGCTGCTTCTGGTGTGGCATATGATAAATCAACTCGTTAA
- the rplT gene encoding 50S ribosomal protein L20: MRVKGGTVTRARRKKWLKLAKGYFGHKSIGYKVAKQAVVKSWTYAFRDRKQVKRNFRKLWIARINAATRAQGLSYSLFINGLKKANITINRKMLSELAINEPKVFSSLINISKGAK, from the coding sequence ATGAGAGTTAAAGGCGGAACAGTTACAAGAGCTAGAAGAAAAAAATGATTAAAACTAGCAAAGGGTTATTTTGGACATAAGTCAATCGGCTATAAAGTTGCTAAACAAGCCGTTGTTAAATCATGAACTTACGCATTTAGAGACCGTAAACAAGTTAAGCGTAATTTTAGAAAACTATGAATCGCTCGTATTAACGCAGCAACAAGAGCACAAGGATTATCATATTCATTATTTATTAATGGACTTAAAAAAGCAAACATTACAATTAATAGAAAAATGTTGTCAGAACTTGCTATCAATGAACCAAAAGTATTTTCAAGTTTAATCAACATTTCAAAAGGTGCTAAATAG